The sequence ATGCATTTTGACGAGGCAGGAGTGAATCCTAtggagaaaaattaaaaactaatttcttctcaaaatcaacatatacaGGATGCAATTAATGAGCAGTTAGCAGCTAACCAGGATTTCTTTAAATCTCtcagagattaaaaaaatatttaacaaattactttaaaaagaaagaaggcaCATAGGTGATTCATTCTGCAGAAGTATTACTtaacgatttttttttattttttttgataagttaaAAGCACTTTTTAGGTATAACCTCATTGGAGCAACTATGATTTTGCTGCAAGTTCCTTTCTAAGAAATGTAAGttgggaaagagaaaaatatgatgTTAAGAAGCAAAAATATGTCCAGAAGAACATTAAGAAAGAATTTTCTGTTAATTTTCTTCTAAGAAATTTAAGTTGGGTAAGAGAAAAGAGATGCTACAGAAAAAAATCAATGTCTGTTACTTGTCAGCTTGTATAAGATAATTCGAAATGATATTGAAGCAAAAATAACGTTTAAGATGTAAAGTAGACCTTAGATTCTGTTTGAATTGATCATCATCACTCGAAATTTCTCCTGAGAAATGGAAGGGTCTCTGAGCTGGTATAGTTGACCATGgacttgatgtagataagtcttCCGAAAAATATCTTCTCCTGATCAACTGAAATGATTGATCCAAATAATGTGACTTGGTGATAACCTAACAAGAACATAATTACGATTGGTAAAGGCAAAGGCAAGCACATACCATACGGAAAAACTTCATCAGGGCTTCCTTGTCATATCTTGCTTCTTTGGCAGCCTACAGATGTTAAACAGAAATTGGCAGTCACATACATAACCAACAAAATCAGAAACAATATGATAAAGAAATTGATCAACTATCAACTTACAGATTCAAtgataaaagtaaaaaattgtTTCATGCTGTTTAGAGCAACCAAATTTGGAATAGCATTCTGTCTACCCATTTGCACTTGAGAACAAAGGTTTAGAATTCTGTCAGAATTAATAATGCAAGAAGTCCTAGCTCAGCTGATGAATGGACCAAACTTTCAGTTTTTGCTTTCTAATTAGAATAACGCTAGTTAAGGTCGAAGGAGCTCGAGAGTATTTCACAGCACCCCCGTCAGCGAGAGGAATTCTCCATAGAGCAGCAGGGTGCATTAAATGATTAATCCCTCACTCACTTTTCCCACAAGGAAAAAATCTGCATTTGGGCACAATCATCGGGCAAGGCATCTCAGCATTAGCGGTATCTGCTCCTTGTGCAGAACAGAATGCCCGGAAGTGACACAGAGAAAGTTACCAGGTTATTTCACATGACAAACTCTCTTCGTCCTATCTCGAGGCTCATGCTAGGAATAGAGCCTTAAAGTCCTCTAAAAAGTGATGAATTATTCTCCTTTGATATTCTTAATACCACAACTCAAACTCAAAACCACGTTCAGAacttaattttgttttcaatttgaACCAAGGTTCGACTCTAGATatgagaaaatagaagaaccaTGGCCCTTTAGGTGACATGCATAATGTGAGAAATCAGCAATCACCACAATGAACAGATGACCATTCTTGTCGAGCACCACTAGATTTCCTTTTTCTGCTGAATATTGAGTTCTATCAAAAACATGACAGCACAACTATAACCAAAGTACAGACAACAGGGTGGTCCCACTAGAAACCCAAGCAACTGATGAGAACCTGAGCATAGCAGGCCCACATTATGGTAATACACATTGAATCCATGTATACTCTCTCCATTTCAGTACCTCAACCTAGATCATTCATCCTCAACCCCAAGGAGCACTTAAACACCACAAGGCTGATAAGACTCGAAAGTATATTATGAAAAAAGAATTACTTACAGCAAAAAGGCTCCCACTGCCCGGAAAGCTTTCTGTCAGAGGAAGTTCCTCACTTGATGGAAGGAAACCCTGCTTCTCAACCCACTGGCGAGCAACATCAACAAGATTGCCACTGCTTCCTCTAATTCCTTCCTTTGCAGCAATATCTGCTTTGTTACCAACAACAATATACGGGACAGGAAGGCCACCAGGCCCACCGGACCCTAGAGGAGCAGAGAATGTTCCAGTTGTTGCTATCTCTGCTGCCCACTTCTGTAAGTTTGTTTTTGTCCTTCTTTGGGAGAGATCATAAACAAAAATAACACCTGATGATATCAAGTAGAAAAGAAACTGTAAATTACAATTTTACAGAGCATCAAATAATCAAGGGTGGATAGGTATTAAGAAGTTGGAAAGCAACGTCGAACAATCTATTCGTTGCCACTTATGTGAAAGAAACAGTTTTGTTTTCGGAGGGGGAGGTTATATCCCCCATCAAATGTCCCATTAGGAAACCCTACTTCATCCAAACATGACCATACCTAGTGAACATAACCTTCTAAAACATCCACCATATTTAAATTTTCCATCTAAAGTAATGCATTAGTAATTTAACTGGCCTGGTTTGGGGCAGGAGATCTTCAAGCCAGGACCCAATAAATGTACCCCTTTCAACCTACCCTTCAAGCCTCATCAGGGAACGTGTATCAAATAACTGACATAGGAATTTGACTTCCTTTACTGATTAAGTATTGCCGAAATAATGTGCAACTACCGAAATGGTCTTATGTAAAAACGAAAAAGTTGATGACGGGTGTTATTCACTCTGTGATAGGCCACTGGTTCTTTCCTTACTTGTATGTAATAAGGTTTCAAATAACCATTCAAAAGATTACAGAAACAGTTCATTTATACTTTCAACATTGTATCATCCAACTGCAATGAAATTAGATTAGCACTTAGTCTTCACCATTGATTTGTGAATAGAAAAGTGAGCGGCAGTCCTTGTATCGCTCATGTCCTGAGATATCCCAAAGTTCAACAAAGAAATCACTCTCCGCATCACCTTTAATGCTATTAGAAGAGCTACTGGGACTTCCATAATTGGTATGCTGCATAACAGAAGCACAAGAAGCTTAGAGATTGACCATAACTCCTAATTGCCtcaaagaagataagaaataTTAACAGTCACCTTCACACCAACTGAACATCCAATTGTTTGAGGAGGATGACTGATGGAGGAACCTTTTAAAATGAGATGAACAAGTGAAGTTTTCCCCACACCTGCCAGCAAATTGAAGATAATAAAGTTCAATTCAAATGCTAAACAAATGACGTGGATACAAAATTAGGTACAAAATACAAATTGAAACAAGAAATGGCCCAAATCAGCAATCTAGTTACGAATTAAATCACTTCAGAGGAAAAACCAAACAGGTACTATATATTTAAAGTTAAGATACATATAGAGAGATATACGGAATATTTTAGTGGTATCCCAGCTTTCAAGATACATTATCCTGAAGGTTAATCCAGCATATTGTCTCAACAATTTGATCGGTCTTGCCCTTTAAATGATCAGAGAAGTTTAGGGCACGATCAGGGTAGTTCTGGCCTAAAACACCTCCTAGTTGGAATTATCTGCAGAGCACATCACAACCACCTTTATGCATATGATGAGTAGAGTTACTAGAGTAAGCAAAAGAACGCTATGCATCACAAATGTGATTGAGGACTCCTGGCAATCCTCTTCAGCTAATTATCACATATAGATCTCAAAATCTCTTTTTGTTATGAGTgtcaagatttttatttttatttttaattacaaCTGATATCAGAGCCATAAATCACCATTATTTTGTCTTCCAGCAGACTCTAAAGCACTTTCAGCCATTCAACCCAAAGCAGACTCTAAATCATCCGTTAAAAAGTAGATGGAGAACTGGGATACTTTTCTGTCtgccaagaaagaaaaaaaaggtgatgGTTAATGGAGATTCGGCAAAAGTTATTGACCAGATAAGAGAATGTTCTAAGTAGTCTAGGCACTTTTCTGAACTCGTTAGATTGATTAATACCTCACTTCCCAGTCGAATTACTAGTTCCACTGGAAACCAAGGAGTGAATGAATTGGCTAAAGCAAGGGGTCCTACAGCCAAGATATGTTTAGGGATAGTGATGCAACACAAGGTCAGGTAGAAGGAATAAGGCCCCACCCAATCATGCCTGTATTTAGTCCCAAGGTTCAAGTTAAAACAAGGCCCATATGGGCAAAATTATGGTTCACCTTAAGGCCCATATTCTGCCCATAATATAGCTTGTACATCtagaaatagaattttgagTGTGGACCCTATGCGATTACAGTGGAGAGGAAAATATCAAGAAGATTTGGTAGCTGGAATATTCTTTTGGCTGAAGATTTGATTAGATTTGactaaatttctatttcttgtaaTAGCCAActtagtagtttctatttctttattatttttttgtttaaaggaAAGATGtgcatagtctaggtcttgtcccaaatatgacctcagatagagccaattggagggcaaggattcatgtagccaaccccatttagctgattTTTTTCTGACTCGCTGATGTGGTGTTTCTTTTTACTTtcacttttcttattttttttttacacggatccatgtagccaactccattaaattgggataagacTGATTTTGTTGCtgtgttcttttttttaagCATTGTTCTGTTGTAATAGAGGATGGAATGCAATGAATGAGTTATTGGCTTATGCCTTAGTGTCTTGTAGTTATTTAGAACTTGTCGGTGGTAGTGATGCAGAGACAACCTTGTTGTGGTGAATCAACAGGTTCGGTATGGCGCTGGTTCCATTCCTGTAGGCCAGGTGGTGAAACTTTGGTCAtatccttttatttcttctttcatatgtCAAATAAGTGTCATAAATTCTGTTCTCAATACTGATTTGTCCCTACTGCAATCCTGTTGTGATTGATCTCCCACTGGTTCTTCCCTTGTTTGAAATTGATTCTGCATTAGACTGTCTTATGTGGTTTGGGGATTCATGGGGTTGCATGGTTCGGGGAAGCAAAACCATCGTTAATCCTTGAAATAACTCTTCAGATGTAATTGAATCATATGAACTTCTGCCACCCTGAGGGGGAGaaggaaatatgaaaaatcaaTCATTGCATCCTTAAAATAACACTTCCATATTTGCTGAATCATCTGAATTTGCTAGTATCATGATAATGATATTGTGTGTTGACAGTCAGGGCTTTGTAGTTGCTATTATTGGCTTTCCCTCCCTTTTGGGATCAGCAACAGAGTTACTTTTTTGCAACTTTAGCATTTACTTTGTTGGCAAATTTATTGGCTCTAAAAGAAGTTGCATTCCTTCAGATGTAAATTCGAACGATTAATAACCATATGACTCTCTACTGGGGGTTCTTGAAAATTGCACCTCAAGCACCTTGATCTCCACCGGGTCCTGATTCCAACATCAAATCCATCAATATAGTTTTCAAAGGCATCACCTAGGCATCCAGACACCTTGTTGGTGAGGCCTTGCGTCTGGGGCCCCTCTAATGCCTTGGGCTGCCTAGACGTTGTGGCAACTATGCCGATAACCCAGAAAAGTTGCTTTTCACCACAAGTGTCTCCGCAAAAAGAATGGCAGAATCAACATTCCAGGATGAGTACCATGATATCAGCTCTATTGGACTTTCCAACACCCATGGTGGGTATAAAAACAAAATTGTAGTATCAATTCTATTCTTGAAGATGCAGCCAATACTTAAATGCCATTGAAAAGCTACCAGAATTTTGTAAACCAGCAATCTGAAAGGATTTTCAAGTGAGAAATCTCCAACAAAATGAGGACTAACTTGAACTACAAACTAATCTCTCATAACATAA is a genomic window of Macadamia integrifolia cultivar HAES 741 chromosome 13, SCU_Mint_v3, whole genome shotgun sequence containing:
- the LOC122058941 gene encoding small GTPase LIP1-like, which codes for MFWRNRGTESKDSIGGPPCGQVRVLVVGDSGVGKTSLVHLILKGSSISHPPQTIGCSVGVKHTNYGSPSSSSNSIKGDAESDFFVELWDISGHERYKDCRSLFYSQINGVIFVYDLSQRRTKTNLQKWAAEIATTGTFSAPLGSGGPGGLPVPYIVVGNKADIAAKEGIRGSSGNLVDVARQWVEKQGFLPSSEELPLTESFPGSGSLFAAAKEARYDKEALMKFFRMLIRRRYFSEDLSTSSPWSTIPAQRPFHFSGEISSDDDQFKQNLSFSGEAFKYNALPPLPAQRNLTPPPTLYPQQPVSVTENYSLPRFMQNGSPEIGKTRSKRMDINV